The DNA sequence GCCGCTATGCCGATACGCTGCCGCCCGAGCAGTTCATGTATTCCATGCTGACCCGCTCGCAGCGCATCAGCCACGAGAACCTGCGCCTGCGCGACAAGACCTGGCTCGAAGGCTACGAGCGCTGGTTCGCGCAGTCCTGTGGGCTGACGGTCGGCAACGGGCGGACGACGCCGCCCATGCTGACGCCGTTCCGCATCCGCGACCTGACCCTGCCGAACCGCATCGTGGTTTCGCCGATGGCCATGTATTCGGCGACCGACGGGCTGATCAACGACTTCCATATGGTCCATCTCGGCGCCCGTGCGCTCGGCGGCGCCGGGCTCATCTTCGGCGAGATGACCTGCGTGTCGCCCGATGCGCGCATCACCCCCGGCTGCCTGGGTCTGTGGAACGAAGAGCAGGCGGCGGGCTGGCGCCGGCTGGTCGACTTCGTGCATGGCCAGAGTGCCGCCAAGGTCGGCATCCAGATCGGTCATGCCGGCCGCAAGGGCGCCACCCGGCTCGCCTGGGAGGGCATCGACCAGCCGCTCGCCGAGGGCGGCTGGCCTCTCTATGCCCCGTCCGATCTGCCCTATCTGCCCGTCAGCCAGACCCCGCGCGCCATGACGCGCGCCGACATGGACCGCGTGCTGGCCGATTTCGTCCGCGCCACCGAACTCGCCGCCACGACCGGCGCCGACCTCCTCGAACTGCATTGTGCGCACGGCTATCTTCTGTCCGGCTTCCTGTCCCCGGTCACCAACCGGCGCACGGACTCGTATGGCGGCAGCCACGAGAATTGTGCCCGCTTCCCGCTCGAAGTGTTCCGGGCGGTGCGCGCGGCGTGGCCGGCGGAGAAGCCGATCTCCGTGCGCCTGTCCTGTCACGACTGGGTCGACGGCGGCAACACGCCCGAGGATGCGGCGATCTATGCCCGCATGTTCAAGGAGGCCGGCGCCGATCTGATCGACTGCTCGTCCGGCCAGGTCACCAAGGAGGAGAAGCCGGTCTATGGCCGGCTCTGGCAGACGCCCTTCTCCGACAAGATCCGCAACGAGATCGGCATCCCGACCATCGCGGTCGGCGCCATCTCGGAGGCCGACCACGCCAATTCGATCATCGCGGCCGGCCGCGCCGATCTCTGCGCCGTGGCCCGCCCGCATCTCGCCGACCCGGCCTGGACCCTGCACGAGGCCGCTCGCATCGGCATCAACGATGTGGCTTGGCCGAAGCAATACCGCTCTGCTAAGGGCCAGTACGAAAGCAACCTGGCCCGCGCCGCGGGCGTGAAGTGATGGCGCTGCCCACTCTCCGGTCGCTTTCCCCCGGATCCCGACCGTCCGTCGGGACCTGCTCGCGCCGGTCATCCGGCGCGCGCGCCTTGGATCGCGTCAGGATTGGCCAATCCCTCAGCGCATTCCCGGCCGGAGCGAAGCGTAGAACCGGGTTTCTGGCGTCGTCCACGCGCGTCGTGAATCGCGCTGGGGATGCTCAATCCCTCAACGCATTCCCGGCCGAAGCGCAG is a window from the Prosthecodimorpha staleyi genome containing:
- a CDS encoding bifunctional salicylyl-CoA 5-hydroxylase/oxidoreductase — encoded protein: MRIVCIGGGPAGLYFGLLMKKLQPAHSVTVVERNRPYDTFGWGVVFSDATMEAMRVWDPETATEIEDAFNHWDDIELLFKGTRQRTSGHGFVGIGRKKLLNILQKRCEDLGVELVFERDVDSDLEFPDADLIIASDGINSKIRNAYADVFQPDLVVRPNRYIWLGTDKSYDAFTFDFRKTEHGWFQAHIYKFDDKTSTFIVETTEDTFKAHGIEAFDQDQSIAFCEDLFAEVLDGSKLMTNARHLRGSAWLNFNRLICGRWSHFNGNSHVVLMGDAAHTAHFAIGSGTKLAIDDAIELTRQFEAFGHEPDKIPAVLDAYEEVRRVDVARIQNAARNAMEWFEVVGSRYADTLPPEQFMYSMLTRSQRISHENLRLRDKTWLEGYERWFAQSCGLTVGNGRTTPPMLTPFRIRDLTLPNRIVVSPMAMYSATDGLINDFHMVHLGARALGGAGLIFGEMTCVSPDARITPGCLGLWNEEQAAGWRRLVDFVHGQSAAKVGIQIGHAGRKGATRLAWEGIDQPLAEGGWPLYAPSDLPYLPVSQTPRAMTRADMDRVLADFVRATELAATTGADLLELHCAHGYLLSGFLSPVTNRRTDSYGGSHENCARFPLEVFRAVRAAWPAEKPISVRLSCHDWVDGGNTPEDAAIYARMFKEAGADLIDCSSGQVTKEEKPVYGRLWQTPFSDKIRNEIGIPTIAVGAISEADHANSIIAAGRADLCAVARPHLADPAWTLHEAARIGINDVAWPKQYRSAKGQYESNLARAAGVK